The Candidatus Scalindua japonica genomic interval CGCTTATCATATCAGCAGAATCTATACCGAGGTCTTTTCCTATGTGCGCGTCATCAGCAATAGTTTCCGGAGCTACCTTAAGCTCCTTTGCAATTACCTTTCTTAGTCTTTCTTTAATTGATGCTGCTATAATATTGTCCATTTTACTCTCCTTGCATATTTATGTTTCATTTAACACAGATTTTCATACAGATTTAATACCCTAATATTATAACTCAATTCTGGTTCATGCAGAAAGCTAAAATGCCTTATAAGCCTATCAAATCCACAAGACACACAAGTAGGTTGAATTTTAAATATAATTCAAATTAGGTATTAATGCCTGAATAGTAGGTTGCAATTACTGAACTTAAAGCAGGAAGTAATTTGTCATGACGTATTTGAAAATACGGTTGAAGCGCTATAAATACCGCTAAGTCAAGAAGTAGCATACCGGCAGTCATTGAAAATATGCAAGAATGACTTTTTTATATTTACTTATTATTCATACAATGTATACTAATTATATGAATAAGGACATAAAGGAGTTCTTTTTAAATTCTACTCATATAACTCACAGGAAATACGAAGCAATGAGAGCTTTGTGTGTTGGAAGATCAAGGCAAAGGATGTTGCAAAAAGATTCGGCTATTCGCCTTTTAGTATCAATGCGATGAAACGGGATTTTGTAAATGCTATAAAAAATAACCAAATTGATTCCAGGCATTTCTTTGTAACAAAAAATCCCGGACGAAATCCGGATGCAGATAAAGCACAATTGAAGGTTAAAATAATTCGATTGCGTAAACAAAATTATTCCATACTTGATATAAAAAGTGCTCTTCAGGCAGAAGGAAACAGAGTTTCCCATGATTATATTGATCGCGTACTCTCAGCAGAAGGATTTGCTCGTTTACCCAAGCGGACACAAATTGAGAGAAAACTCCAATTCTCCAAAATAATTA includes:
- a CDS encoding acyl carrier protein is translated as MDNIIAASIKERLRKVIAKELKVAPETIADDAHIGKDLGIDSADMISVLYDIEEEFEVEISDEEVGEISTIREMFNVVNGKIKQV